A region from the Desulfovibrio sp. Huiquan2017 genome encodes:
- the hydE gene encoding [FeFe] hydrogenase H-cluster radical SAM maturase HydE, whose amino-acid sequence MNRETILDALRDEVCQDALFRQADQVRREQVGSDVQLRGVVHFSNYCRCNDLYCGLFRDNARCKRFRMTEDEIVDTALTVAEAGLHTVVLQSGEDPFFTRAMVCSVIERILDRADVAVTLSLGLRSREDLAAFRDAGAERYLMKHETMNPALYSRMRSGLKLDDRLRLIDLLRELGFQVGVGNIVGLPGQTVEDLCEDILFFQDFQPDMINIGPFIPHAQTPLKDDPAGDIELMLRVFALTRIVTGDTHMAAANTVATLAPENGQYRALTEGGANVIMPNCNPFLKSREDKVEYEFQITTRKRYVSVDEARSVVARAGRTIGESKGHSFKMQGGAN is encoded by the coding sequence ATGAATCGAGAGACGATACTGGACGCCCTTCGGGACGAGGTCTGCCAGGATGCGCTGTTCCGGCAGGCCGACCAAGTGCGCCGGGAGCAGGTGGGCAGCGACGTGCAGTTGCGCGGCGTGGTCCATTTTTCCAATTATTGCCGTTGCAATGACCTGTATTGCGGTCTGTTCAGGGACAACGCGCGGTGCAAGCGGTTCCGCATGACCGAGGATGAGATCGTGGATACCGCCCTGACCGTAGCCGAGGCGGGCCTGCACACCGTGGTCCTTCAGTCGGGCGAGGACCCGTTTTTCACCAGGGCCATGGTCTGCTCCGTCATCGAGCGCATCCTGGATCGGGCGGATGTGGCTGTGACCTTGAGTCTCGGGCTGCGTTCCCGCGAGGATCTGGCCGCGTTCAGAGACGCCGGGGCCGAGCGTTATCTCATGAAACACGAGACCATGAACCCGGCGCTTTATTCGCGCATGCGCTCCGGGTTGAAACTCGACGACCGGCTGCGGCTCATCGACTTGCTGCGCGAACTCGGCTTCCAGGTGGGCGTGGGCAACATCGTGGGGTTGCCGGGCCAGACCGTGGAGGATTTGTGCGAGGACATCCTCTTTTTCCAGGACTTCCAGCCGGACATGATCAACATCGGCCCGTTCATTCCCCACGCCCAGACCCCGCTTAAAGACGATCCCGCGGGCGACATCGAGCTCATGCTGCGCGTCTTCGCCCTGACGCGGATCGTCACCGGCGACACGCACATGGCCGCAGCCAACACCGTGGCCACCTTGGCCCCGGAGAACGGACAGTACCGGGCCCTGACCGAGGGCGGGGCCAACGTCATCATGCCCAATTGCAACCCCTTCCTGAAGAGCCGGGAGGACAAGGTCGAGTATGAGTTCCAGATCACCACGCGCAAGCGCTACGTCTCGGTGGACGAGGCGAGGAGTGTGGTCGCCCGGGCTGGAAGAACCATTGG